A genomic window from Maledivibacter sp. includes:
- a CDS encoding flagellin, whose product MRINNNIMAMNAHNQLRTNNYKQGKSIEKLSSGLRINRAADDAAGLAVSEKMRGQIRGLGQAQRNAQDGISLIQTAEGALNEVSNMLTRMKELAVQKANGTYDATDQKNIKLEMSSLNAEINAIKTNTEFNDKKAFGQAFSIVLNDGASVSLKVDIKSISGVDDAGAAKVTSIETKINSVTSQRAQLGAWQNRLEHTVNNIGTTVENLQASESRIRDTDMAKEMMNFTKFNILQQASQSMLAQANMAPQGVLQLLG is encoded by the coding sequence ATGAGAATTAACAACAACATTATGGCAATGAATGCCCACAATCAGCTTAGAACTAATAACTACAAGCAAGGAAAATCAATTGAGAAATTAAGCTCTGGATTGAGAATAAACAGAGCAGCGGATGATGCAGCTGGACTTGCAGTATCAGAAAAAATGAGGGGACAAATCAGAGGTTTAGGTCAAGCACAGAGAAATGCACAAGACGGTATTTCCCTTATTCAGACAGCAGAAGGTGCACTAAATGAAGTAAGTAATATGCTTACTCGTATGAAGGAATTAGCAGTTCAAAAAGCTAATGGGACATATGATGCTACTGACCAGAAAAATATAAAGCTAGAGATGTCTTCATTAAATGCTGAAATTAATGCTATCAAAACAAATACAGAATTTAATGATAAAAAGGCCTTTGGACAGGCATTTAGTATAGTATTAAATGATGGGGCTAGTGTTAGTTTGAAAGTAGATATAAAATCTATAAGTGGTGTAGATGATGCAGGCGCTGCTAAAGTAACTTCAATAGAAACAAAAATAAACTCTGTAACATCTCAAAGAGCTCAGTTAGGAGCATGGCAAAATAGACTTGAACATACAGTAAACAACATAGGGACAACGGTGGAGAATCTACAAGCATCAGAATCAAGGATAAGAGATACTGATATGGCTAAAGAAATGATGAACTTTACTAAGTTTAATATTTTACAACAAGCATCTCAATCTATGCTAGCGCAAGCTAATATGGCTCCACAAGGTGTTCTTCAATTACTTGGATAA
- a CDS encoding flagellin, translated as MRINNNIMAMNAHNQLRTNNYKQGKSIEKLSSGLRINRAADDAAGLAVSEKMRGQIRGLGQAQRNAQDGISLIQTAEGALNEVSNMLTRMKELAVQKANGTYDNKDKSNIQLEMSSLNAEINAIKTNTEFNDKKAFGQAFSIVLNDGASVSLKVDIKSIGGVTTAGTAKVTSIETKINSVTSQRAQLGAWQNRLEHTVNNIGTTVENLQASESRIRDTDMAKEMMNFTKFNILQQASQSMLAQANMAPQGVLQLLG; from the coding sequence ATGAGAATTAATAATAATATAATGGCAATGAATGCCCACAATCAGCTTAGAACTAATAACTATAAGCAAGGAAAATCAATTGAGAAATTAAGCTCTGGATTAAGAATAAACAGAGCAGCGGATGATGCGGCTGGACTTGCAGTATCAGAAAAAATGAGGGGACAAATCAGAGGTCTAGGTCAAGCACAGAGAAATGCGCAAGACGGTATTTCCCTTATTCAAACAGCAGAAGGTGCGCTAAATGAAGTGAGTAATATGCTTACTCGTATGAAGGAATTAGCAGTTCAAAAAGCTAATGGGACATATGATAACAAGGATAAATCAAATATTCAATTAGAAATGTCTTCATTAAATGCTGAAATTAACGCTATCAAAACAAATACAGAATTTAATGATAAAAAGGCCTTTGGACAGGCGTTTAGTATAGTATTAAATGATGGGGCTAGTGTTAGTTTAAAAGTAGATATAAAATCTATAGGTGGCGTAACAACTGCAGGTACTGCTAAAGTAACTTCAATAGAAACAAAAATAAACTCTGTAACATCTCAAAGAGCTCAGTTAGGAGCATGGCAAAATAGACTTGAGCATACAGTAAATAACATAGGAACGACAGTGGAAAATTTACAAGCATCAGAATCAAGGATAAGAGATACAGATATGGCTAAAGAAATGATGAACTTTACTAAGTTCAACATACTTCAACAGGCGTCTCAATCTATGCTAGCGCAAGCTAATATGGCTCCACAAGGTGTTCTTCAATTACTTGGATAA
- a CDS encoding DUF115 domain-containing protein: MKDIYSKNIKIIEKKYPILYKKIEKHEKKIDIQILTSRDNNKYMKIIVKDKMFNINSKYRPIDEAFRWIQALDMKNNSKIILFGLGLGYRPKYIFKKMTRDNFLLVIEPSIDIFIGIIKNIDLTNILSSDNVRLLVDENELVIKKSIKKLTGWYNIKQVVVSFIPNYNNIFKKEFDKYMNFLREEIEDGLIEYNTGQKLTKAWFNNFVSNIPHMLRSCEVQDLSNKFQNKPAIIVSAGPSLNKNVSMLKKAKGKAVIICVGTALKVLLKEGIYPDVIATLDGCIENYYHFQDLDYRKIPLVYFPIAYPEILNNHEGFKILTINSLPYLGETLFDLLKYVKYLDAGGSVAHLAFSFAREIGANPIVFVGQDLAYGEKMQTHAKGTSFDEGKILHKSKLYKENQLLIEDINGNEVLTDQVFYAFLRWFESEIENDITSTIYIDATEGGAKIKGTKIMTLKETIEEYMRNEIDIAKVSFGNESKQLIGDKVYVKKIITELKDIVNGLNILENEFDRGLDYIKKLRNAYEKDLYLDEEGKLTNELAQINSKFKSDIESFKVLSYVLNPTSLKLNEHDVDEYKLSIKEKKIKANIKQEYFYRNVKTAIEDVLPLIKECIDKLESEYITNEPEKYGGN; this comes from the coding sequence ATGAAAGATATATATTCTAAAAATATTAAAATAATCGAAAAAAAATATCCCATTTTATACAAAAAAATAGAGAAACATGAAAAAAAAATAGATATACAAATACTAACATCAAGAGACAATAATAAATATATGAAAATAATAGTTAAGGATAAAATGTTTAATATAAACAGTAAATATAGACCTATAGATGAAGCTTTTAGATGGATACAAGCATTAGATATGAAAAACAATTCTAAAATAATTCTCTTTGGATTGGGGTTAGGGTATAGACCAAAATATATATTTAAAAAAATGACTAGAGATAATTTTCTTTTGGTTATAGAACCAAGTATTGATATTTTTATTGGAATCATTAAAAATATTGATTTAACAAATATTCTGTCCTCAGACAATGTTAGATTACTAGTAGATGAAAATGAATTGGTTATAAAAAAGTCTATTAAGAAGTTGACTGGTTGGTATAATATAAAACAAGTTGTTGTTAGCTTTATACCAAATTATAATAATATTTTCAAAAAAGAATTTGATAAGTATATGAATTTCCTAAGAGAAGAGATAGAGGATGGACTTATCGAGTATAATACAGGACAAAAATTGACTAAAGCATGGTTTAACAACTTTGTTTCCAATATCCCACATATGTTGCGTAGCTGTGAAGTACAAGACTTAAGTAATAAATTTCAAAATAAGCCAGCAATTATCGTATCTGCAGGACCATCTTTAAATAAAAATGTAAGCATGTTAAAAAAAGCAAAAGGAAAGGCAGTAATTATATGTGTCGGAACGGCCCTAAAGGTTCTTTTAAAAGAAGGCATATATCCTGACGTGATTGCTACTCTAGATGGATGTATAGAAAATTATTATCATTTTCAAGATTTAGATTATAGGAAAATACCGCTTGTATACTTTCCAATAGCTTATCCTGAAATACTCAATAATCATGAAGGTTTTAAAATATTAACTATAAATTCATTACCATATTTAGGAGAAACACTATTTGATTTATTAAAATATGTAAAGTATTTAGATGCAGGAGGATCTGTAGCACACTTAGCTTTTTCATTTGCTAGAGAAATAGGAGCTAACCCAATAGTTTTTGTTGGACAAGACTTAGCCTATGGTGAAAAAATGCAAACTCATGCTAAAGGTACATCCTTTGATGAAGGAAAAATACTTCATAAGTCAAAGCTGTATAAAGAAAATCAATTACTCATTGAAGATATTAATGGAAATGAAGTCCTGACTGACCAAGTTTTTTATGCATTTCTTAGATGGTTCGAAAGTGAAATAGAGAATGATATTACTAGTACCATTTATATAGATGCTACTGAAGGTGGAGCAAAAATAAAAGGAACTAAGATAATGACATTGAAAGAAACTATAGAGGAATATATGAGAAATGAAATAGATATTGCTAAAGTATCATTTGGAAATGAGAGTAAACAGCTTATTGGTGATAAAGTATATGTCAAAAAAATAATAACAGAATTAAAAGATATAGTAAATGGACTTAATATCTTAGAAAATGAGTTTGATAGAGGACTAGATTATATAAAAAAATTAAGAAATGCTTATGAAAAAGATTTATACTTAGATGAAGAAGGTAAGTTAACTAATGAACTAGCGCAGATAAATAGTAAATTTAAATCAGATATTGAAAGTTTTAAAGTTCTTAGTTATGTCTTAAATCCAACTTCCTTGAAACTGAATGAGCATGATGTAGATGAGTACAAATTAAGTATTAAGGAGAAAAAAATAAAAGCTAATATTAAGCAAGAGTATTTTTATAGAAACGTTAAAACTGCAATAGAAGATGTTTTACCTTTAATTAAAGAATGTATCGACAAGTTAGAATCAGAGTATATCACAAATGAACCTGAAAAATATGGAGGAAATTAA
- a CDS encoding NAD-dependent 4,6-dehydratase LegB, producing MKRVLVTGADGFIGSHLVDRLLEEGYKVKAFVYYNSFNSWGWLDAFPKEKLKDIEIFTGDIRDPNGVRKSMEGIDEVFHLAALIAIPFSYHSPDSYIDTNIKGTLNVLQAARDLKTERILVTSTSEVYGTAKYVPIDEKHPFQGQSPYSATKIGADRMAEAFYKSFDMPITIARPFNTYGPRQSARAVIPTIITQLLSGKEEIELGSLSPTRDFNYVKDTVEGFLNIAKADSTIGEEINIATCKEISIGELAKTLIDIINPKAKILCSEERLRPEKSEVNRLLGSNEKIRQLTNWEPKYTLKQGLQETVDWIKDNLYRYKTDIYNI from the coding sequence ATGAAGAGAGTATTAGTTACAGGTGCCGATGGTTTTATTGGAAGTCATTTAGTAGATAGACTTTTAGAAGAAGGGTACAAAGTAAAAGCATTTGTATATTACAACTCCTTTAATTCATGGGGATGGCTAGATGCTTTTCCAAAAGAAAAATTAAAAGATATAGAGATTTTCACGGGAGATATAAGAGATCCAAATGGAGTTAGAAAATCAATGGAGGGTATAGATGAAGTATTTCACTTAGCGGCTCTTATAGCCATACCTTTTAGCTATCATTCACCAGATTCATATATAGATACAAATATAAAAGGTACATTAAATGTACTCCAGGCCGCTAGAGATTTAAAAACTGAAAGAATACTTGTAACTTCTACATCTGAAGTATATGGCACAGCAAAGTATGTTCCTATAGATGAAAAACATCCTTTTCAAGGGCAGTCTCCGTATTCTGCAACAAAGATAGGGGCGGATAGGATGGCTGAAGCTTTTTATAAAAGCTTTGATATGCCGATCACAATAGCTAGACCATTTAACACATATGGGCCTAGACAGTCTGCTAGGGCAGTAATACCTACAATAATAACTCAACTTTTATCTGGAAAAGAAGAAATAGAACTTGGGAGTCTTTCGCCTACGAGAGATTTCAATTATGTAAAGGATACTGTTGAAGGATTTTTAAACATAGCAAAAGCAGATAGTACGATTGGAGAAGAGATAAATATAGCTACATGTAAGGAAATATCTATAGGAGAGTTAGCGAAAACTCTTATTGATATAATTAATCCAAAAGCTAAGATTCTTTGCTCTGAAGAAAGATTGAGACCGGAAAAAAGTGAAGTGAATAGGTTATTAGGTTCTAATGAGAAGATAAGACAGTTAACTAATTGGGAACCTAAATATACTTTAAAGCAAGGCTTACAAGAAACAGTTGACTGGATCAAAGACAATCTCTATAGATACAAGACAGATATATATAATATATAG
- a CDS encoding LegC family aminotransferase codes for MKKLIPLSVPNLKGNEMKYVTHAIETEWVSTGGKYIEDFEKGISKYLGVEKAVACQSGTAGLHLALKLCGVFKDDEVIVPTLTFIAAVNPVKYLGAEPLFMDCDDSLTMDMDKLEEFLEKECFLDNGKLINSKTKRHIKAVIIVHVFGNMTNMERLMYLSEKYNFKVVEDATEALGTYYNEGIYKGKFAGTIGDFGVYSFNGNKIITTGGGGMLVAKNIDGLRKAKYLSTQAKDDILYYIHDEIGYNYRMTNLQGALGLAQLEQLENFIDKKEKNYNLYKALLSEIAGLTILDFYKKIRPNYWFYSLSIDEKKYGLNRDKLLQKLNENKIQTRPIWGLIHEQKPYINNQVYKIEKAKYYYERILNIPCSSNLTEDNVYRVIEILRMLKY; via the coding sequence ATGAAGAAATTAATACCTTTATCGGTACCAAACCTAAAAGGGAATGAGATGAAGTATGTAACACATGCTATAGAAACGGAATGGGTTTCTACAGGCGGTAAGTATATAGAGGATTTTGAAAAGGGAATATCAAAGTATCTGGGAGTAGAAAAGGCTGTTGCATGTCAAAGTGGAACTGCAGGACTTCATCTGGCTCTAAAACTATGTGGGGTTTTTAAAGATGATGAAGTAATTGTACCTACACTTACATTTATTGCTGCAGTCAACCCTGTCAAGTATTTAGGTGCTGAGCCTCTATTTATGGATTGCGATGATTCTCTTACTATGGATATGGATAAATTAGAAGAATTTTTAGAAAAAGAATGTTTTCTTGATAACGGTAAATTGATCAATTCAAAAACAAAAAGGCATATAAAAGCAGTTATTATAGTTCATGTATTTGGCAATATGACTAATATGGAAAGATTAATGTATTTATCAGAAAAATACAATTTCAAGGTTGTAGAAGATGCCACTGAAGCATTGGGTACTTATTACAATGAAGGAATATATAAAGGGAAATTTGCTGGGACAATAGGAGATTTTGGAGTTTATTCATTTAATGGAAATAAGATAATAACAACGGGCGGCGGAGGAATGCTTGTTGCTAAAAATATAGATGGTCTTAGGAAAGCAAAATATCTTTCAACTCAAGCTAAGGATGATATTTTATACTATATTCATGATGAAATAGGGTATAACTATCGTATGACAAATCTTCAAGGAGCGTTAGGATTAGCTCAGTTAGAGCAATTAGAAAATTTTATTGATAAAAAAGAAAAAAATTACAATTTGTATAAAGCTTTATTATCAGAGATTGCTGGGCTTACTATATTAGATTTTTATAAGAAAATCAGACCAAATTATTGGTTTTATTCTTTATCAATAGATGAAAAAAAGTATGGATTGAATAGAGATAAGCTACTACAGAAATTGAATGAGAATAAAATACAAACTAGGCCTATATGGGGACTTATACATGAACAGAAGCCATATATAAATAATCAAGTTTACAAGATTGAAAAGGCTAAGTACTATTATGAAAGAATATTGAATATACCTTGCAGTAGCAATTTGACAGAAGATAATGTATACAGAGTGATAGAAATTTTAAGAATGCTTAAATACTAA
- a CDS encoding nucleotidyltransferase family protein: MNSIQKLSISKDNTIKNALKQLDENGRKILFVTNSKEKLIGTVTDGDIRRWILKNGALSDVIEKIMNDKPYVLNIKDKYKAKDIMKKRVIQAVPFVDDKGKLVGAIFWNDVFDETFRIYDNINLPVVIMAGGKGSRLKPYTNILPKPLIPVGDIPISQRIINRFYKYGCKDFYMTINHKKNIIKAYFNDLEKDYCIYYVEEDRPLGTAGSLYMLKDKIKETFFLSNCDILIDADYSDILDFHRKKKNKITMVTSLKHYTIPYGTINIDNDGYLEGIIEKPQLDYLVNTGVYILEPDIINDIPEKTFYHITDLIKSYIENGKRVGTYPISEKSWLDMGQIEEMKNMVERLGMK; this comes from the coding sequence ATGAATAGTATTCAAAAACTAAGTATCAGTAAAGACAATACAATAAAAAATGCATTGAAACAATTAGATGAAAATGGAAGAAAAATATTATTTGTAACAAATAGTAAGGAAAAACTTATTGGGACCGTAACGGATGGAGATATAAGAAGATGGATATTGAAAAATGGTGCATTAAGTGATGTTATAGAAAAAATAATGAATGATAAACCCTATGTACTTAATATAAAGGATAAATATAAAGCTAAAGATATTATGAAGAAGAGAGTCATACAAGCAGTTCCTTTTGTAGATGATAAAGGTAAATTAGTAGGGGCTATATTTTGGAATGATGTTTTTGATGAGACATTCAGAATATATGATAATATCAATCTACCTGTTGTTATTATGGCTGGAGGGAAAGGGAGTAGACTTAAACCATACACTAATATTCTTCCTAAACCACTTATACCAGTAGGAGATATACCTATATCACAAAGAATAATTAATAGATTTTATAAATATGGATGTAAAGATTTCTATATGACAATAAATCACAAAAAAAACATTATTAAAGCCTACTTTAATGACTTAGAAAAGGATTATTGCATTTACTATGTAGAAGAAGACAGGCCCCTTGGGACAGCAGGCAGTCTTTATATGCTCAAAGATAAGATCAAGGAGACCTTTTTTCTTAGTAATTGTGATATTTTAATAGATGCAGATTATTCAGATATATTAGATTTTCATAGAAAGAAAAAGAATAAAATAACTATGGTAACATCTTTAAAGCATTATACTATTCCATATGGAACTATAAATATTGATAACGATGGATATCTGGAGGGAATTATAGAAAAGCCTCAATTAGATTATTTGGTAAATACAGGAGTCTATATACTTGAACCGGATATTATCAATGATATTCCAGAGAAAACATTTTACCACATTACTGATTTAATAAAATCCTACATAGAAAATGGTAAAAGGGTAGGGACATATCCTATAAGTGAAAAATCATGGCTTGATATGGGGCAAATTGAAGAGATGAAAAATATGGTTGAAAGGCTAGGGATGAAATAA
- a CDS encoding acetyltransferase encodes MMKDIILIGGGGHCKSIIDSLIENKTFNIIGILDIKDKIDSYIDEVRIIGGDEDLEYYYKQGIQYAFISLGSIGKPNLRISLYEKAKKFGYKIPVIADKASIISKNAVLEEGTFIGKGAIINSGARIGKNCIINTGTIIEHDCTIEDFVHLGPGSVLSGGVTVGERTHVGTNSTIIQYKKIGRDTIIGAGSVVIENIMNGVKAYGNPCVERGRIND; translated from the coding sequence ATAATGAAAGATATTATACTCATAGGTGGAGGGGGTCACTGCAAAAGTATAATAGATTCCTTGATAGAAAATAAGACTTTTAATATTATTGGCATATTAGATATTAAAGATAAAATAGATTCTTATATTGACGAGGTTAGAATAATCGGTGGGGATGAGGATTTAGAATATTACTATAAACAGGGAATACAATATGCATTTATCAGTCTGGGGAGCATAGGAAAACCGAATTTGAGAATAAGTCTTTATGAAAAAGCAAAGAAATTTGGATATAAAATTCCAGTCATAGCAGATAAAGCTTCCATAATTTCAAAAAATGCAGTTCTAGAGGAAGGGACCTTCATTGGAAAAGGAGCTATAATTAATTCGGGGGCTAGGATAGGTAAGAATTGTATTATAAATACAGGCACGATTATAGAACATGATTGCACTATAGAGGATTTTGTTCATTTAGGGCCAGGAAGTGTTTTGAGTGGTGGAGTAACAGTGGGTGAGAGAACTCATGTAGGCACGAATTCTACAATAATACAATACAAGAAAATTGGAAGGGATACAATTATAGGTGCAGGAAGTGTTGTAATAGAAAATATTATGAATGGAGTAAAAGCCTATGGGAACCCTTGTGTGGAAAGGGGAAGGATAAATGACTGA
- the neuB gene encoding N-acetylneuraminate synthase, with translation MTEVFIIAEAGVNHNGDINIAKQLIDAAKEAGADAIKFQTFKAENIVSKYAEKAEYQKKTTDNKESQLDMIRNLEISFKDFEILKNYCDEKNILFMSTPFDIESIKFLHEIGLEVFKIPSGEITNLLYLREIGKLKKKVIMSSGMSNLGEIEAALNILIENGTIDVTVLHCNTQYPTPMIDVNLNAMLTIKDAFKVNIGYSDHTLGFEVPIAAVALGAKVIEKHFTLDKNMKGPDHESSLEPDELKAMIKSIRNIERALGNGIKRLSESEMNNINIVRKSIVASRNINRGEILTEENITTKRPGNGISPMRWDEILGKKVLRDFNKDELIEI, from the coding sequence ATGACTGAAGTATTTATAATAGCTGAGGCAGGGGTAAATCACAATGGGGATATAAATATAGCTAAGCAACTTATAGATGCAGCTAAAGAAGCAGGAGCAGATGCTATTAAATTTCAAACATTTAAGGCTGAAAACATAGTTTCAAAATATGCTGAAAAGGCAGAATATCAAAAAAAAACTACAGATAACAAAGAATCACAGCTTGACATGATAAGAAACTTAGAGATAAGCTTTAAGGACTTTGAAATTTTGAAGAATTATTGTGATGAAAAAAATATACTTTTTATGTCAACGCCTTTTGATATAGAGAGTATTAAATTTTTGCATGAAATTGGACTGGAAGTGTTTAAAATTCCCTCTGGTGAAATAACTAATCTTCTTTATCTAAGAGAAATAGGAAAATTGAAAAAGAAGGTGATAATGTCCAGTGGAATGTCAAATCTAGGAGAAATTGAGGCAGCATTAAATATATTGATAGAAAATGGCACGATAGACGTAACTGTACTTCATTGCAATACACAATACCCTACTCCAATGATAGATGTTAATCTCAATGCAATGCTCACTATAAAAGATGCATTTAAGGTGAATATTGGTTATTCTGATCATACACTAGGCTTTGAGGTTCCTATAGCGGCAGTAGCTTTAGGTGCTAAGGTAATTGAAAAACACTTTACATTAGATAAAAACATGAAGGGTCCCGACCATGAATCTAGCTTAGAACCTGATGAACTGAAAGCAATGATAAAATCCATAAGGAATATAGAAAGAGCATTAGGAAATGGTATAAAAAGACTGTCAGAATCAGAGATGAATAATATTAATATTGTAAGAAAAAGTATTGTGGCAAGTAGAAATATAAATAGGGGCGAAATACTTACAGAAGAAAACATTACTACGAAAAGACCAGGAAATGGAATTAGTCCTATGAGATGGGATGAAATATTAGGAAAAAAAGTTTTAAGAGATTTTAATAAAGATGAGTTGATTGAAATATGA